The window AAAAATGACTTGGGATAAAATATAACTCCCTCTTGCATCCTGGtcataacaaaataatatttcgaTCTTTTCTCTTTCGAGTCATCTCTATTGGTTGATATGGACTTGAAATTGATCAGCCTAAATTGATATTAGatataaaatttcttatgTATCTTTCAGGGAGGATGAGCAACAATTCTAGGAGAAGAATCTACAGGCAAACGGCGAAGAACGATAATCAAAGAGTCTACAATTAATCCGAGTGTGGGCCCGAGAAGAAGATCACCAAATCGttcgtttcttcttcttcttcttcttcttcttctttttttaattaagtttctttttataaatagaATATTTGATTATTTAGCAAATGTTGACCGGTTAGATGAATAAATAATGCATGTACTTGTTTATAAACTTTTGCATGTACGATATTGTTTTTCAGACAAATACACCTACGGAATGGCGGAAATAGATGCATATATTTTGAGGTGCACGCGACGCGGGTCACCACATTTTAGGCTTGATTCATTTGCTTTACTACAATGGAAGTACATCACAAGATAACAATGTAGTAGCAACGCACTGTGTAAGGAACTCGTGTACAATTCTACTGGACCTATAAGCTGTTGGGCTCATCTTCAACccaaaagctcaagctgataagttaTGGTACCCAATCACTTATAAACCCGCggattttcctttaatttttccttATGGGACAATATGCTTCAATACCCACCTTCACGTAGTAACGTATGCCTTTGATGCTTCACCTACGTACCATGTGGACTTGAACAACCCTCGGGAGTTGGGATTGGACTTCCGTGCTCGAGACTCAACCACAAGGTAGACTTCTTCTTGCATCTTGGGCGAGAGGAGGGAGATAATTGATAATGAGGCAACACTTGGGTCGGACTAAGATGAGACGCAATTTGGCGGCCTCAAAACTAGACTTGGTTTGGGGTGAGCCCACACGAACGAGTggaagcataacccgctctgatactATATAAAATACCCACTAGTCTTATAAGCAATTGGACTCATTTCCAACCCAAAGTTCGCCTAATTTTGAGGCAGCCAAATTGCGCTTCGCCTTAGTCTTCCCAAGGTGGTCTCATTtccaacccaaaagctcgTCTAGTTTTGAAGCAGCCAAATTGCATTTCATCTTAGTTCAGCCAAGTGTGGCCTCATTATCAATTATCTCCTTCCTCTCGCATGATGTGCAAGAAGAAGTTCACCTCATGGTTAAGTCCCGAATATGGAAGTTCAGTCCCGGCTCATAGTCAGTTCCTGAAAGTGGATGTTCAAGTTCACGTGGCACGTGTAGGTGAAACATCAAACCCACACGTTGCCatgtgagggcgggtgttgagacaTATTATCTCACacgaaaaattgaaagaaaaatccaCGAGTTTATAAATGATTGGGTACCACAATCTATCGGCTCAAATTTTTGGGTTACAGATGGGCTTAAGTCCATGTAGGTCCAAATggaaattttacatggtatcagagctcaAATTGCTCGTATACGTGCGCATGCGCACAAATACTATGCCAAGTCCAGTATGTCTGAGAGCAGCCAAAAAGAGCACATCGTGTTAGTCCCCCCCTCACCGAAGCACAGAAGATGAGCTCGGCTTGAGGTCAGTTATTGATAGCAGATATTTAAGAGCATGagacaacgtgtaggcagaaatagaccacacgttgtATATGAGGACGAGTGTTGATGAtattaatcccacatggaaatgATGTATCAATATCtattggtttatatgagacttgaaAATCACCACTTATtagtttgagcttttaagtggaaatgagtACAAACCCGTATAAGTCCATGGAAATTCAATAACTCGTGTGGTATATCAAAAATATTGGACATAAAACCAGTAAATTGGGTGTAGTCTCCAGTTCGAATACGTTCATTAGGATTTCCCAAGCAACATAATATATTAGCCTTCGAGTCCGCTTGAGATTGGGTTGGAGTCTCCTTTGATGTGCCATCGTATTTTCGCGACACTTGAATTACACATTTGATCTTGATTACAAGATCCTCCTTGGTCCATAGCCACTGAGTTAGAATCAATTTGAACTGTGAGTGACAAAGTTTGGGTTAATTCGGACGACGTGCCACAGTTTCTTTTCCACTTAATCTTGTTAAAATGTCCTTAATTTCATCAACAGTTATGGGGCGTCGGATTTGCCAATTCCTTGTCATTGATATGACCCAATTTTGTATGGTCCCAGTGCAGAGGAATTAACGAGATCCTTCATATATAGATTGGGACTATACATACGGTCTTCCCAAACTTTAGTATTTGAGGtcgacattttattttattttaattatttttattcctGTTTTGGGCTCTATGAAGGGAGAACTTCATTGACCACGAGGATTGCTTcctttgaattgaaaaaaaaaaaacaaaaatatataacagCTCTAAAATTAAGTAGTACGCACTTCATGTATGAATTTCTCTACGCAAAGGTACGTATTTATTTTACATTCTCCAGTTACGACCCCCTAGATACAGCGCATGTTCATTAGCAAAACCCGATTTGAATTGACTTTGGCCTGCACGATGTCGAGGTCAGCCTCGGCCCTCCTTATACTTTCCAATAATATGCACAACTTCGAACAGCTCTTTGAGTTCCGATCATATCAAGTTGGAACTAATTCCTTTCACGACATTGAATCTCAAGCTCACGCGCCAATTCCAAACCTCCGAATAGGATTTTAATGGAGAACAGAACAATATTTTGTAGAAGAACGTTGTCTGCTCTTTCTCTTTCGGATCTGCTCCGACAGAGAGTCAAGAAGAACGTTCTTTCTCTTTCAAATCTGTTCCGACCAGTGAGTCAAGAAGAATGTTTTTTGTTGTTTTAACTTTTCTATGCgtgtgcgtgtatatatatggctaACTTTGGCGCATTGGGATGGAAACAAATAGAATGGAATGAATATTTCATCATGttctccatttttctttcgtaTCTCTTTTATAAGTTGGAAAGAACATCTCATtaaaatgattattttttctccAACTCGAAAGAATGATACTTCCTTTAAAAAGAGTTAAATGATGCTCGTTCTATCATTTCAACTAACTTTTATtcaaacataatatatatatatatatatatatattgaggtTCACATATCTCAATATATGCATGAATTGAAatcttaatatataaattcatgcttatttatatataatttgaaatatgtttaaatgaattttataatgtgaaatataattctataatttatactTCAAATTAAAGTATAATCTTAATTTAACTTCAATTAGAAAAagaccaccaccaccaccactattattattattattattattattgaatcaACTCTATTCCAGCTAtattagggaaaaaaatagcCCAACTACAGTCACCTTTTCCAGGGCCCCTCAGCCCATTTTACAGTTACCTCATGTAACAAACCTATGGTACTACCAGTTGTTCATCCCGTGAACTGCACCGATTCAACTTTCATAAATTcattatcattttattataattatttttattaattttattattaagacTAATGGAATTTgtcatttaataattttagaattgAACAATAATCTCCATTAAATTTCAAGtaactttttaaaatgtttttcTATTAGTTTAAATGATTAGATATTAATTCGGCAACTGATTGTCTTTTAATATGTACTAGTCTTCTATCACATACGTTGCATGGGTTCATTATTGCATAcatgttattatttttatggGATTCACACACGTTTTTAGCAAAATGCTTTTTATTAGTAAAACAatgattaatttgaatttaaaacAATAATTCTCAATCACATTAGAGTAAGTATAAATAatccaataataattttgaaactaaGCATCTTATCcaatatgaattatatatctattagATCATTAATATATTACAACGATTTATCATGGATAATCCGTTCAcacatttactaattttcaatttttatttttgctgtAAAATATTGTTTGTGggcttttaatttccaaaTGTTAGTCatagatatttttttatttttatgaataataatttcatgaaattaataaatttattttgaaatgaCCTCAGTGCCCTTAAATTAGTTTGCTTGCaataatctttttcttttgaaattaataataaattaattattattttagcGTGCTTTCTATTACAATTCAccctatttttttcacaaagtTATATAGTTTATTTAGATCCTTGAAAAACTAATTTCTTTTAAGTCATTTAGTTGATTACTTATTATGTTGATAATTTGaacaatattaattaaatttttttatatttatgagattatgcattgtcatttatataaataaatttttagctattcatattatatatatatctaaatataataTTCTCTATAGAAtcgatttctccatttatTATCacttaataatattttttaaaaattatattagcTCAAAAACACTtgctcttatatatattaaatagtGTATTTTGCTATATATAGAGTCTAGATATATGGATacgataattaataatataatttcataaatgtataattaatttaaaattatatatcatatcttGAACGTTTATTATATCGAATAtagtgattaaaaaaatataaactattTTGAATTCTTTGCAAATTTTATGACGtaagaaaaattttataaaattatttatcgaTAAAGTAAATTGACGATTCTAACcctattaattactttttagagtcaattttacttatatatagatgtgatacttaatttcattattaatGCATATTTATCGCATATACCTAGCTCAAACACCATTTTGAAAATtcctttttcacacttttttgaaagtaaaaattatgatatcCTCACttcttaatattaatttttagagATAAATGCAGCTTGCCTCTCGAGCTATAAGATGTTTTTGGTTTTCTTCACCCCTCCAACCTTCAAAAAGTTGTAGCGTGGCCCCCCGACCTCAATGAAAAATAGGCACTTTGCCCCATTTCCGGTTAATTTTCCAGCCGAAATGAGCCACATGCATGGTACATAACATTTATATGGGGCAAAGAGGTCATTTcactaattaagaaaataataaaataataaagttaAAGGAAAAAATCAGGGCCGAAACTGGGATATGTAATAATACATTGTAACAATGATTATTCTTTGGCTGGAATAGAATTTTCTCTTGATACCTAAATTTACTGCTGGCAATATGTGTGGTATCGTATCTAAATTTTGGGAATTTTCTCTTGAATCTAAATGGGTTCatgtaaaaaatgtcaaaattcGAATACGACACATTTATTATACGTGTCAAAAACTGAAAACCCAGACACGACCCGTTTAATCTTGGATTAGCATGGATCTTCCTACTTAACCCGTTTAATTAAGTGTATCTAATCATATACATGTATGCATGCCTACACGAATACCTAAAATAAAACCACTCCcgatatttacataattaaaaacaataaatacaaattaaaacACAACTAAATTGTAAATACAATTATAACTATACAAAATTAACATAATAAAGTACTAATAAACAAAATCGCGATCATTTTCCAATGAAAAATCTGAACATACTTGATATAAGTTCATAAGCCGAAGACTAATAATACCCTCATAAGTGGGTAAATAGGTTAATAGGCTCAACGACATTATAAAACACGTTTAACTAAATGGGTACATTCGTGTTTAGACAGGTCACATGGGTTCAACTCGTTAAAACACTATTATTTATATGGGTTATATGGGTTCAACCCGTTTAGATCAAAAAAATGTTTAGTTAAATCGAACATGTTTAATTCCGTATCGTATTCGTATCGTGTTATTGTGTTGTGCTGGAAAATTTCAGCCATATGTCAATTCATGATatcctttttcaaaaataataatgttacACCTCAATTTATGCaagtttttaatatttattattttcagagtagtttttttttccctcaatgCGCACCACCTCGAAACTTAATGGAGCTAACTAATTCATGTTCGAGTCGGGCTAACCCACCAAACCACCTGATCAATCCATGTTGTTTCACGTTTATCTGATTCAAACAAAAGAGAACATATTTATTAAggttcacattttttctcactGATGAGTAATAATTTGGActgataatatttattatacaaATTCATTTAGTTAAACAATCCATCAGTGGAGTCCATggacttaattaattataaccaTATTAGCAATTAAGGGAAGGACATGAACTAACGTACAAAGCACATACATATTCTCCGAACTTCCGTCCATTTGGAGACATCTCCCCGGACCAAATTTTTGTTACATTTGACCCAAAACAGAGCATCTTTGTCCCCTCTTTGACTCCTCTCCTCCCTTTATATATCCATAACTCTTCactttcaaattatatttctcCTCCTTATGGATTTCTCATGTTGCCCAGGGCAAGAGACCATCCCGAAGCCAAATCAGGAATTCAAAGGATTTGACAGCGTCGACGATGATGAGCATTTTGCCGAGCTTCGGAGGCGAATCTTGCTATTAGTGGCGGATGAGGACGAAGAGAATGAGAGTTTTCCAAGCCCCAGATGTTCAGGCCCGGTTAAACAGTACAGGGAAAGCTTCAACTTGTTCTCTGGTCCGTTCAGTAAGCTGCCGGTCGGATTCAACTGGGTcgagaagaaggggagtactgtCTCTTTCCCAACTATACAATCGAACCCGAACACTGCCACAGGATCTGGAACCGGAGTTTTTATTCCTCTCGCCAACCAGATAAGAAGGGTTCATTCGGGTTTGTATCCTGGTCCTGCACTTCCTCAAAGTGTTCTGTCCTTTCGTTTTGGGGTGAAATCTAATGGCCCTGAGTGGTTCTGTTTTGCAGGAAGAATGAAGACTCAGAAGAGGAAAATGTACAGAAGAGTAGAGGCTAAATAAGCTCGAAGATCACAATAAGGCAACCGCTCCGTTCAAAATTTACAGGCCTTCCGACTCTTCAATACAATCGAGGAACTAGAAAACAATAACCAGACAGTCGACAAATTTTCAGTTTTAGACATTCATTTGAAGGCAGACAAGAAAAGATCATTCCTGTAATAGGAAGTTATTAtctaaatgataaaaatgtgAATCGATATTTGGTTCTTATTATGCGTCTCTGTTCATCAAGATGAACAATAAGCATCCTATGGTTAATAAGGAGAGACATAATCATCAGCATCATATTTAATGAACTCATGAATTACCAAATGAGCAAGTGCAGGTAATATAGAAGAGGAACAAATACTTCCTCCTTTCTACTTTCATGTCCATCGCAGTCTGCCTAAGTCAATTTGTATACAAGGCAATCATTCTCTACTGAAGCAAAGAGACCGGAATTTGCGATACATACACAGCCTGTGCCACATATATAGCTGCAGAAAAGGACAATCCAGCGCTCAGTGGCCTTGCTTCTAACTTATAGACCTGAGTTTACGTTCGCAAAAGCTTTCATCAGTTGCAGTTAGTGAAATGTCTCACGGTTTTCTATCTGGAACTACTCCGTGCTTTCTGAATCTGAAGGATGATGATGAGGTGTTATCAGTCTCTTGGTCGAGCCAGCCATAGGGAGCTGAGAGCTCGGAGTCTTGATACGTAATCGCTGAGCACCAGAAGGGCGCGTGCCGCTTGTCGTGTCGTCAGAATCCGATGCATCTGTTGTAGAGTCTGCTGCCTCAACAAATCGGCCTAAGAACAAAGCACGGGGTAAAATACCCAAAGTCCTCATTTTCAGGCATGCTTCAGGTAGAAAGCTGCCTCTTTCCAGAATTATATCTTCTGTAGGAAGGCATTATCAATGGGATATTATTACCTGGTGGAGGAAGTTCTCGAGGGTGGCGAGCTTGCCCATTGCTATTGCCATTTGGCCCATGTAATCTGCAACATTTCCTGAACCAGTCGGATTCAGAGTGGTTGAAGACAGCGTGTCAGCGAGAGACTGTTGGAGGGCTTCCATGCCCTGAGATAAGGCGTCTTCGGCCTGCTGGGAGGATTGCTGTAGGTTACATATGCCCATTAACTGCTGATCCGTCAAAGGCTCCAAGTGGTTACCTAGCACCTGAAATAGCGAATGATAAGTCAAAGTAGGAAATCACTAACTCTTTTGTTTTCAATTTCCCAGTGTTTCATAGGTTGGAGAATTTGCAGTTCAAGAGAACAAAAAATATGCCTTTCAATAATGAACACTGCTCAGGAAAATTGGGTCTATCTGAATCAAGAAATCGCTTTCAGCCGTCTAGACTTTCCAATTCTCTCATCTCAAGAGACGAAGAAAAGTAAGGAAGTGAATGTACTAGACTTTAATTGAAGACAGGACTGATAATCCAAAACAGATAGTAAAGAGAATTACGACATTCTTTCC of the Punica granatum isolate Tunisia-2019 chromosome 6, ASM765513v2, whole genome shotgun sequence genome contains:
- the LOC116209867 gene encoding uncharacterized protein LOC116209867; translation: MDFSCCPGQETIPKPNQEFKGFDSVDDDEHFAELRRRILLLVADEDEENESFPSPRCSGPVKQYRESFNLFSGPFSKLPVGFNWVEKKGSTVSFPTIQSNPNTATGSGTGVFIPLANQIRRVHSGRMKTQKRKMYRRVEAK